One Papaver somniferum cultivar HN1 chromosome 10, ASM357369v1, whole genome shotgun sequence genomic window carries:
- the LOC113316207 gene encoding uncharacterized protein LOC113316207, with amino-acid sequence MECTFATSLWNALNFNIVDVCYNFGSIQDWIISWFYTYDSSSTSHTTDSYVIKLMCIVWYIWKDRCSMIFQGVFPNLHNTITRINNLISQCNFVNAPTRNASNRNILPKVWFPPEAGFIKVNIDASYIYETRRGSIGKIVRNCAGQTLAVQGFNLEEELEAEVSAEHFECKALMKAVEWIEENGFNKVIIETDCENLVNSIHSNEPQVHWFNHHLILSVKKKFLDNEFWFYKLVNRLSNGVAHELAKKARLDANSFFYDSIYLPDIVKWIEDDYVLLKRI; translated from the coding sequence ATGGAGTGTACTTTTGCTACTTCTCTGTGGAATGCCTTGAATTTTAACATTGTGGATGTTTGTTACAACTTTGGTTCTATTCAAGATTGGATTATATCCTGGTTTTATACATATGATAGTAGCAGTACTAGCCATACGACAGATTCCTATGTTATAAAACTTATGTGTATAGTTTGGTACATATGGAAAGACAGGTGCAGCATGATTTTTCAGGGAGTATTTCCCAACTTGCACAACACTATTACTAGAATTAATAATCTGATATCTCAATGTAACTTTGTTAATGCTCCTACTAGAAATGCTAGTAACAGGAATATTCTTCCTAAGGTTTGGTTTCCTCCAGAAGCAGGTTTTATTAAAGTTAATATTGATGCTTCTTACATTTATGAAACTAGAAGAGGTAGCATTGGAAAGATAGTTCGTAACTGTGCAGGACAAACATTAGCAGTACAAGGTTTCAACTTGGAGgaagaactggaagctgaagttagCGCGGAACATTTTGAATGTAAAGCTCTAATGAAGGCAGTTGAATGGATAGAAGAGAATGGTTTCAATAAAGTCATCATTGAGACAGATTGTGAGAACCTGGTGAACTCAATTCATAGCAATGAACCGCAAGTGCATTGGTTTAATCACCATTTAATCTTATCAGTCAAGAAAAAGTTTTTAGATAATGAATTTTGGTTTTACAAATTAGTTAATAGATTAAGTAATGGTGTAGCTCATGAGTTAGCAAAAAAGGCTAgacttgatgctaatagtttctTTTATGACTCAATCTATCTTCCGGATATTGTTAAATGGATTGAGGATGATTATGTACTTCTTAAAAGAAtctaa